The window TACAGAAATTTCACtagtttaatttgattattaaaatacaatagGGTTTTCTCGTGATGGTCTCTAGGTTGGATTTtatcataataaaatattgatattctTGAAATCGAATATCGTTAGCGTGAATAGACGAGGTATAAAATGGCGCAAGTATTGGAAATTTGGAATCACATGAAAGCATGTGCTACAAAGtacaaactctctctctcgcatATTTACTTATCTAGTATTTTGTCAATTCgtttgtaatttaattttgtgttGTATGTTTATCACCTACCTGTAATGGCCCATTTGGATTTTAATACCAAATAAGTTGCGAAAAGTCAGCGAGTTTTTTTATACCGATCATTAATTTCTTCAGTTAGGTCCGGAACGTAGTCAATAATTAGCATTGTCCATGGGTAATGACGAAGCAAGCAACTCATGAGAACTACatgatttttgtaataaaaattgaCTGGTGGAAATTAAAAATGGCGAAAACTTTGGAAGTACATGAAAACATGTCCCTCTCTTAATTGCactctttttctatttttaaatctaCTAGGTAAATATCCAcggttttatatatttttgttttattttactgctttaaattatacttatcacatgtttttattttaaaaaatcattatcgAGATAGATAATGAAATTTTCACTTCTAGGAGTTGtaacttgatattttatacaACTATTTAGATAGAATAGGCAAACTTGAAATAGTTTAGAACTGATGTAAAGTTGCtctttatttgttatataatgtcaattattatattttgatgttctttatttgttatattaaagtaatatataaatatattataacagtataaaggaaaaaattgataaaaaacacttactcttttcttttctaagcACAAAACTGTTTTTGAAAGATAGTggtttcttctttcttgattATAATTGCATAATGTGTAGTGAATTTGTGTAAAGAGTTTTCATACTGTTTTTGAATGTGGAGATTTGCAAACCATAATTCAGAATTAAAATGCTACAAAAGTCCCTCTTTTATTTTGAACACTGCTACAAAAATCCTAAAAGCTTCCTTTTGTGATTTGTGTATAGTATACAGATGATGATTCTTGTCCAATACGCTGGAAATTGTGGCTTGATGATAACAAACAGAATATATCTTCAACAGAGTAATCACTCAGAAGTTTATTTGAGACTTGCCATGTTGTTGTTGTGTCCTCTAAAAGCACAGTGAACAGGTCTATTTCTTCATCTCCCTTCGTTAGCTGCCAAACTCTCTCCGATCTAATGATGTAAACCGCAGTTATAGATAGATATCCCAAACGTTCATGAGGGCTAATGCCTTCCGTTCCAAGTCTCGAATTATCTCAATTGTTGATAATTATTAGGAACTTCAAGGTCATCTTCATAGGTAATCATCAGATTAGAAAAATTTAATCATGTCTGAATATAGCTTTACTTGACTATACGAAACAAGTGCTACACATAAGATGACCGAACCATCAcaatgaaagaagaaaaaacgtTCACACAAGTCTTATTATAACACTTACTCAGATATATATTAGGAAACACTTTCTTGTTTGAGACTGAACTTCTTTAGAATTCATTACAGTAGAAACCAAGCATACCATTCTATAAAAAGCAGTCGCTCGGGGTCTGATCAGAGTTCATCCTAAATGCTCCGAGCCACTGATCTCTCACCTACTGTTCGCAGATGACCTTCTGGTCTTTCATATGGGTCTTATTATTTTCTCTCTCTGGCATAATGGAGGTCCTAAAGGAGCTGAAACTGTATAGTGGCTTGGATATGAATCCTGCAATATCAAAATTATTCTTTGGTGGATTCCAAAATATTGAGAAGGATGTGTTGAGTAATCTCTTTGGAATCAAATTAGGAGATTTTCCGACAAGGTATTTTGTGTCTTCCTTTGAAGCCTGGTCGAATCTTACACTTCAACCATCCCTGGACAACAAAATTTCTATCATTCACATTCACAggaaaaaataaacattatattaaGCCCAAAGACATAAATCAGGCGCAGGCCCATTATGCTCAAACGAAGCCCAAGCCTAAAACACAAAAGAGACAAAATCAAGCAACggtaaaagagaaagaaagagcaGACAAGAGTACGGTTCCTTACCTGCAACTGAGTAACAGGTTTGGACTGTTAGAGGAGATGACACCGTGAGCTGCTTTTGTAACGGCGTTACTCGTGAGCTGTCTATTAGCTTTGTCTCTAGATCCTTCTTGCATCTTTGTATATATAGAAGATAAGAACGAAGATGTAAAATAACAAGTGATGAGTTAATAATAACAGAGAAAATATAAAGCTTTTGAAGTTTCTATCTTTAcctttatggtatcagagctccaGGGATTAGAACCTGAGGCTTAACAATGGATGGAAACCAAGAAGATGTTTCTGTTACCGCTCTCACTATCACGCAAGTTGTCACCTTGAAGCTCAAGGAAggaaactatctcttgtggaaGCTCCAGTTCGAGCAATTCCTAGCAAGTCAGCTCCTTTCCGGGTATCTTACAGGCGCGACTCCACGACCAGCTGAGACGATCTCTGTCCGCAACGGAGATGTCGTCACCGAAGAACCAAACCCTGATTTTGTCAAATGGTTGCAGAAAGATCAGCTTATCTTAGCTTGGCTTTATGGAACGCTTACTGAATATGCTCTCAAATCAGTCTATGGCCTTCACTCTTCCTACGAAGTCTGGCTCGCTCTCGCCAAGAAGTACAACAGAGTCTCTGCCTCTCGCCGTCTAGATCTGCAGAGAAGAGTTCAAACAACCGTCAAAGGTAACAAGAGCATGACTACGTATCTATCGGAAATCAAGTCCCTTTGTGACCAGTTAGACTCCATTGGGGCTCCTATTACTGAACATGAAAAGATATATGGAGTTCTTAACGGTTTGGGAAAAGAATACGAGTCAGTTTGTACTGTGATAGAGCACGCTATGGATTCTTATCCAGCTCCGTGCTTTGAAGACATCGTCTACAAGTTAACGGGGTTTGAAGAAAAGTTGCAGTCGTACCAACCAGCTCCTGATGTGTCTCCTCATCAAGCGTTCTACACAAACCGTGGAGGATACTCAGGTCGCGGCAGAGGAGGTTACAGAGGAGGATATCGTGGCAGAGGTTCCTACACAACGCAAGGTCGTGGCTTTCCTCAGCAGTTCGGTCAAAGCGCTCAACGTCCTCAAGGAAATCGACCCACTTGTCAAATCTGTGGCAAGTATGGTCACTCTGCAAACACTTGTTACAGACGTTTTGACTTGCACTTTGCTGTTGAAGGACCACCACAACCACCTCAGGCTAATGCTCTCACAACAACGCATCAAGCAGGCGCAGAATGGTTCCCCGACAGCGGTTCTACTCATCATGTTACCAACTCAGCTCAGCATCTAGAGTCGGCTCAAGAATATGCTGGTTCTGATCACGTTATCGTTGGTAACGGAGAGTTTCTACCTATCACTCACATCGGTTCTGCTTCCATTCCGACCCAGACAGGTACTATACCTCTTCTTGATGTGCTTGTATGTCCTGAGATAACAAAATCCCTTCTGTCAGTTTCAAAGCTTACTGATGATTATCCTTGCTCTGTAACTTTTGACTCTACCTCTGTTTCAATTCTGGATAAGGCAACCCACAAGGTTCTCAGTCAGGGAAACAAAACTAAAGGTCTCTATCATCTGGACAACCCTCAGTTCCTGTCGTTCTACTCATCAAGGCAGCAGAGCTCGAGTGACGTAGTGTGGCACAAGCGGCTGGGGCATCCTAATGATCAAGTTCTGTAGCATCTATCTTCAATAAAGGCCATTCAAATAAACAAGACCCTCAAGTCTCTGTGTGAATCATGTCAATTAGGCAAGACATGTAAACTTCCATTTTCTAGATCAGATTTTCAGTCCAGTAGAGTTTTAGAGAGAATACACTCTGATGTATGGGGACCTGCTCCGGTTGTGTCGGTTCAAGGTTTCAGATACTACGTTGTATTCATTGATAACTATTCAAGATTCTGCTGGTTTTATCCTATGAAATACAAGTCTGATGTGTGTTCTATCTTCAAAGTGTTTCAACTTCAAGTGGAAAAACAATATGATCAGAAAATACAAGTGTTTCAGTCTGATGGTGGAGGTGAGTTCGTTAACAAACAACTCGCTCAACACTTCGCAGATTGTGGCATCAAATAGATCATGTCTTGCCCTCATACTCCTGAGCAAAACGGTATTGCAGAGCGACGTCACAGACATATCACTGAGCTTGGTCTGTCAATGCTTTTTCAGAGTCATCTACCTTCTACGTTATGGGTTGAAGCATTGTTTACAGCTGCTTTTCTTGGTAATCTTCTTCCTACTTCAGTTCATGACAAGATGCTAAGTCCTTTTGAGCTTCTCAATGGAAAAGCACCAGTCTACACAGCCTTAAGAGTGTTTGGCTGCGCTTGTTACCCTTATCTTCGCCCATATGCACAAAACAAATTTGATCCAAAATCACTTTTGTGTGTATTTTTGGGATACAATGAGAAATATAAAGGGTACAGATGCTATCATCCTCCTACCGGTAGAGTGTATATCAGTCGCCATGTTTTGTTTGATGAAGATAGACTTCCTTTTAAGGATACATATCAGCATTTACTTCCTGCACCATCTACTGAGCTTAGTGCAGCTTGGCGACTGCAACATCCTTCTCCTCCAGCTACTGACTCTGTTTCTACAGTCTTTAATGATGCAGTAGAAGAACATCAGCCTATCATGCGGCGTTCTGTGAACTCTGTCTCACCTGTGCCAGTCATCAACGTACCTCCTCATGAACTACAGCCTGCAGAGTCTAGTACCTCTGCATCCAGTCAAGAGTCGCATCACTCAGATCAAGACTCGCCATCAGTATCTCCTCCTGCTCCAGTTTTACAACCAGTAGCAGAACCAGATAATGCGCATCGCATGACCACAAGAGCTAAAGCTGGTATCATGAAGCCAAATCCTCGTTATGCTTTGCTTGCAGTCAAAGGTATCCCTGAGCTACCGAAGACACTGAAGGAGGCGTTGAATCATCCTGGCTGGAACGGCGCAATGACAGAAGAAATGGACAACTGTGAAGAAACAAACACCTGGTCACTAGTTCCACCTCCTGATAACGTCAATATTCTTGGATGTAAATGGGTTCATCGTGTCAAGTTAAATGCTGATGGGACTTTCTCGAAGCTTAGATCCAGAGTCGTCGCTCGAGGAGATGAACAGGAGGAAGGAGTGGATTTTCTAGAGACCTATAGTCCAGTTGTGCGCACAGCTACAGTGAGAATGATTCTTCATATTGCTGTAATTGAAAGATGGGATATCAAGCAGTTAGACGTCAAGAACGCTTTTCTGCACGGAGATCTCTCAGAATCAGTTTATATGAGACAACCACCTGGTTTTGAAGACAAGCAGAATCCTCAGTACGTATGCAAGCTTCACAAGGCAATTTATGGACTAAAACAAGCTCCTCGGGCTTGGTTCGATAAGTTCAGTTCTTTCTTAATCGAGTTTGGTTTTATCTGCAATCCTAGTGATGCATCACTCTTCGCATATCTGAAAGACAGGAAAATTATTTTCCTTCTtctatatgttgatgacatggTGCTCACAGGTAATGATCCAGATCTCATTCAACAACTGCTCAAAAGTCTAAGCAAGCAGTTTAGGATGAAAGATATGGGGCCTCTCAGCTACTTCCTTGGCATTCAAGCGCAGTTTACTCCGACAGGTCTCTTCTTGAATCAGCAGAAATATGCAACAGATCTTCTTCAAGCTGCAGGGATGTTAAACTGCGCACCTATGCCAACGCCTTTACCTCTCCAACTTGATCGAGTGCCTCATCAAGATGAAGACTTCTCTAATCCTACTTATTTCAGGAGTCTTGCAGGCAAACTGCAATATCTAACTCTCACAAGACCTGATATTCAGTTTGCTGTGAATATGGTTTGTCAGAAAATGCACAAGCCAACGGTTGCAGATTTCAATCTCTTGAAGCGAGTACTACGATATGTTAAAGGAACTCTGTCCATGGGATTAACTCTTGAGTCTGATACAAATTCTCAAGTTAGAGCATACTGTGACAGCGACTGGGCCGGCTGTCATGACACCAGAAGATCGACAGGAGGATTCTGCACATTCATGGGTTCCAACTTGATCTCTTGGTCCGCAAAACGACAGGACTCTGTTTCCAGGTCTTCCACAGAGGCAGAGTATCGTACTCTGTCTGATACTGCTGCTGAGCTCGAGTGGATAAGTCTGATGATGAAGAGCATCAAACTGTCGCAACCTGCGCCTGCGGAGATTTACTGCGACAATCTTTCGGCGGTTCACTTAACGGCCAATCCAGTTCTTCATCGGAAATCAAAACACTTTGCCACTCATTATCACTTTGCTCGGGAGAAAGTGGCAAACGGAACACTTGTCGTGAAGCATATTCCGGCAGCTCTGCAACTGGCCGACATCTTTACCAAGTCTCTTCCTCAGCAAAGCTTCTTCTCTCTGCGTTTCAAACTCGGTGTTGATGTTCCACCCACCTCGAGTTTGCGCGGGGGTATTAAGCCCAAAGACATAAATCAGGCGCAGGCCCATTATGCTCAAACGAAGCCCAAGCCTAAAACACAAAAGAGACAAAATCAAGCAACggtaaaagagaaagaaagagcaGACAAGAGTACGGTTCCTTACCTGCAACTGAGTAACAGGTTTGGACTGTTAGAGGAGATGACACCGTGAGCTGCTTTTGTAACGGCGTTACTCGTGAGCTGTCTATTAGCTTTGTCTCTAGATCCTTCTTGCATCTTTGTATATATAGAAGATAAGAACGAAGATGTAAAATAACAAGTGATGAGTTAATAATAACAGAGAAAATATAAAGCTTTTGAAGTTTCTATCTTTACCTTTACATTATAACCTCGGTTTTCTCAAGCAAGGTGAATTTTTGGAGTTGTGTGTTTGTTCTTCCAGAGAGTTTCTATGTGTAGCTTTCCTATGGGGGAAACAAAACCAGTCCTTCTAGCGGAGCAAGAGTATCATGGAAGGATGTTTGTAGACCAAAGAAAGAAGGGGGTATGGATATTAGGCTGCTAGAAGAGTATGAGATGGTTTTCAGATTTAAACATGTCTGGAATTTTTTCTCAAATGCAGAGTCGCTGTGGGTATCCTGGCTCAAGGTAAATGACTAAATGTATTCCATAGAAAGCCTTTTGGATTATGGAAGAAGACTCACCAAGGCTATCTAAAGCTGTTAGAAGTATGGTGCAGATTAGGGTCTCAGAAATCTTGGCACAAAGCCATCTGGTTTAAGTTAGCTCTATTGCGTAGATTACCAACTCGAGATAGACTCAGATCATGGGGTCTTAACGTCCCTGAGAAATGCCTCCGATGCTCTGCTGCTGTAGAGACCCACCATCATCGCTTCTTTGAGTGTCAATTTTTAGCAAGCATATGGACTTTCTTTGCAGGATCAGTCTGGCGGCCTAACCCACCTCAAGACATTCACTCTGCTGCGGCTTGGATTTGTATGGACAGAAATTCTTCTTCAGCTCAGGCTAGGTGTATTATAAAGCTCATGTTCCAGTCAACCGTCTACTTAATATGGAGGGAAAGGAACAGGAGGATCTTCGCTTTAACTTCCTCGTCTGCTAACTCGGTTAGATGTGCTATTGACAGGCAGATCAGAGACAGCCTGCTATCTCTCTCGGCTTCTCCCCGCGTTCAGCCTTCCATGCCTCAGTTCTTCCTTGCTTGCACTAGGCCGCCTTGACTCTCAAGCCCCTCGTGATCactcctcttctcctctctttgttttttttcttgcatgggttgtttgtgtttgtttgtttcgcTCTAATAAGTTGCTAATGCAACATGTAGAAATGGTATCAAATTTaacatgattaccaaaaaaaaaaactagatgtAGTCACTGAGCATTTGGATGAGTTAATTCAAAGACAACAACTCTCGGGTACTTGTTCTTCACATTTTCACCTGTAAATTAAAGAACGTTTTTgctctttaaaaaaaactatttatgttatgttttatgcAAGAAACATCAGAAATAGTGTCTTTGGATCCGCTTGTCTGTTTCAACCATTTGGTGCTCACGATATCTCCAggtatataaaaacaaaatcacatACATGGTTCATCATATATAATGGATTTATAGCTTTAAAAAAAGTAATGGATTTATGGCTTTGGCTATagctaattatattttttattttatcaaattttgcAGGATGTTGGGTTAAAATGACCCGTGACGATCATTATTCTCGTTATTCTTGttattttcaaatcaagcttcatTATGACAGatgattatttaatttgaacCCTGATATGATCAAGtagtattttatttagttaagGACAAAGGAAGAGTGTATATATGCAAAAACCTTGTATAGTGCATGATGTATGTTACGTATCGCTACTTCAAATAATTTGACTTTAAAATGTTAAACAGTGTAGACAAAAGTAAAAGTCtttggagaaagaagaagacagGCAGAGAAAAAGACATGAACCAAATAAAAAACACTGCCATATACAAATCATTATTCTATCTGTATTTACAGATTATcgtgaaatataaataactaaaagcatttataaacaaaaatacaagTTTTTCACCGAATAGCTTTTCTTTGTTCATGTTTGATCTAAAAATCCAGACATAGTTTCTTGATCGTGACTTGTAACGCAAGTAACTTGATTTTTTCTTCTTACAATCATATACTCACATCATTATTCTTGGTATACGTTACCTTTAGATGTAAGTTACGTCGCTGTTGATGAAGAAATCCTCAGAAGTATAATAATTTGCGTACTCATTATGAGGCTGTTGAAAATCTGTACGGAACATGACATCATCCTCAAGTGAAGAGTAGCTGTTGTTGATCATCATCAGTTCTTCGTCTTCGCTTCGATTTTGCGTTCGGTTAATATGCATGGAATCTGTAAAATCTGAGGAGTAATTGATGTGAGGATCTGAAGAAGTGATCCACTCGGAGAAGAAGAGTTTAg of the Raphanus sativus cultivar WK10039 unplaced genomic scaffold, ASM80110v3 Scaffold0025, whole genome shotgun sequence genome contains:
- the LOC108845460 gene encoding uncharacterized protein LOC108845460; the encoded protein is MGETKPVLLAEQEYHGRMFVDQRKKGSRCGYPGSRLGSQKSWHKAIWFKLALLRRLPTRDRLRSWGLNVPEKCLRCSAAVETHHHRFFECQFLASIWTFFAGSVWRPNPPQDIHSAAAWICMDRNSSSAQARCIIKLMFQSTVYLIWRERNRRIFALTSSSANSVRCAIDRQIRDSLLSLSASPRVQPSMPQFFLACTRPP